CTCGACCGCTGGGCCGGCGACTGCCGGGTGTTCGCGGTGAAGATCGGCGCGGAGGCGCTCCGCGGCCGTCTGGAGGCGCTGCTCGGCCGCCCGCCCGGCGGCCCGCTCACCTTCTCGTCCCCCTTCGACATCGCGTCCGGCCCCGGCCGCGGCTGGGTCCGGCTGGCCCGGCGGGTGTTCCGCGAGACGCTCGCCGACGACGGCCTGGCCCGGCACCCCCTGGTGGCCGCGCCGCTCCAGGAGGCCCTCCTGAACGGACTGCTGCTCGCCGCCGAGCACCCCTACCGCGAGGAGCTGGCGCACCCGGGCGAGCCGCGCCGCCCCGCACCGGTCAAGCGCGCCATGGACGCGGTCCTGGCCCGCCCCGAACACCCGCACACCACAGGGGAGCTGGCCGCCCTCGCCCGGGTCGGCGTGCGCCGGCTCCAGGAGTCGTTCCGCGAGTACGTGGGCATGACCCCGATGGCGTACGTACGCCAGGTCCGCCTGGACCGGGTACGGGACGAACTGCGCGCCGCCGAACCGGACGAGGTCACGGTGAGCGAGGTGGCCTGGCGCTGGGGATTCACCCACCCGGGACGGTTCGCCGCGCAGTACCGCGCGCGCTTCGGGGAGTCCCCGTCGCAGACCCTGCGCGCCGCCCCGTCCCCCTGAGCGCGCGACAGGGTTCGCTTTTCGGACAGCCACCGCGTTCCGCGGATCGCGGGAGGACCAGCCCCGCACGTAGATTCGACGGTGTCACTTGCGCCCCCCGCGCAGTCGTGGCAGGGCCCCGGCCGGCTCCCCCGCAACGGCTCGGCCGGGTCTCACACCCCTACCCCCGTCCCCGCCCCGGTCCCCGCCCCGGTCCCCGCCCCGGTCTTCCGCTCGGCCGGCCGGCGGGCCGACACCGCCGTCAGCACGAGGGCGCCCGCCATCCCCGCCAACGCGACGACCGGCAGCAGCACCCGTACGTCGACCAGCGCCACCAGGC
This sequence is a window from Streptomyces sp. HUAS YS2. Protein-coding genes within it:
- a CDS encoding AraC family transcriptional regulator, whose amino-acid sequence is MAPILPVRAPIGTRISFGPVGGENKNSFRTRDVDEARHEIGTRYFANFMDVVEEKRPFAARFDIVDLGPLVLGELGCGADVRMRFGELGEYHVNAPLTGSMEWRHGPRGAGTATPTRGVVFDPSGDTALDRWAGDCRVFAVKIGAEALRGRLEALLGRPPGGPLTFSSPFDIASGPGRGWVRLARRVFRETLADDGLARHPLVAAPLQEALLNGLLLAAEHPYREELAHPGEPRRPAPVKRAMDAVLARPEHPHTTGELAALARVGVRRLQESFREYVGMTPMAYVRQVRLDRVRDELRAAEPDEVTVSEVAWRWGFTHPGRFAAQYRARFGESPSQTLRAAPSP